One window of Triticum dicoccoides isolate Atlit2015 ecotype Zavitan chromosome 5A, WEW_v2.0, whole genome shotgun sequence genomic DNA carries:
- the LOC119302918 gene encoding fatty acyl-CoA reductase 1-like, which produces MDAGAVAGCLRDKTVLVTGSTGYLGKLMVEKILRVQPDVKKVYLLVRAPDAASAEQRILTQVLGKDLFNTLREKHGLAGFQKLIKEKIVPLAGDVGTRNFGLDSSTSDDLCQEIDVIVHGAATTSFYERYDVALASNALGAQYGCEFAKKCPNLKLLLHVSTAFVAGTQEGLLLEKALKMGEALRPGCHLDIEAELQLVEKVKAELAEAKSGGSDQSSEKIAMKELGFKRACHFGWPNVYTFTKAMGEMLLEQQRGDLPVVIIRPTMVTSTYQDPFPGWIEGARTIDALIVAYNEQAFPCFVGDRNDTMDAVPADMVVNATLVAMAVHWNEKGQVIYHVSSAIRNPLTGQVLEDVCWDYFSIHPRVLENGKPLENRRPYVFKRFAYFRAYLILMYKLPLEILHAVSVLLCGLFSQYYNKHNRRYTFLMLLVKLYAPYAFFKGCFDDTNLTRLRKEVKMDGKDGSLFNFDPKSMDWHSYLLNVHVPAVLMYGRKNKGSV; this is translated from the exons ATGGACGCTGGCGCGGTGGCTGGATGCCTCCGGGACAAGACCGTCCTCGTCACCGGCTCAACTGGCTACCTCGGAAAAT TGATGGTGGAGAAGATACTGAGAGTACAGCCGGACGTGAAGAAGGTCTACCTGCTGGTGCGCGCTCCCGATGCCGCCTCCGCCGAGCAGCGTATCCTGACCCAG GTGCTAGGGAAGGACCTGTTCAATACCCTGCGGGAAAAGCACGGGCTTGCTGGCTTCCAGAAGCTGATCAAAGAGAAGATAGTTCCTCTGGCGGGAGACGTCGGGACTCGCAACTTCGGGCTCGACAGCTCCACATCTGACGACCTGTGTCAGGAGATCGATGTTATCGTCCATGGGGCTGCAACGACTAGCTTTTATGAAAG GTACGATGTTGCTTTGGCATCGAATGCATTAGGAGCCCAATATGGATGCGAATTTGCCAAGAAGTGTCCTAATCTGAAATTGTTGCTTCATGTTTCCACTG CTTTTGTAGCTGGTACTCAAGAAGGACTTTTACTGGAGAAAGCACTCAAGATGGGTGAAGCATTACGGCCCGGTTGCCACTTGGACATTGAAGCTGAGTTGCAGCTGgttgagaaggtcaaggctgaactCGCAGAGGCGAAGAGTGGTGGTTCAGACCAATCATCGGAGAAGATAGCCATGAAAGAACTTGGCTTCAAGAG GGCTTGTCATTTTGGATGGCCAAATGTATATACATTTACCAAGGCTATGGGGGAGATGTTACTTGAGCAGCAGAGGGGAGACCTTCCTGTCGTTATTATTCGACCCACCATGGTAACCAGCACTTATCAAGATCCATTTCCTGGGTGGATAGAAGGGGCGAG GACAATTGATGCTCTGATTGTCGCCTACAATGAGCAGGCATTCCCATGTTTCGTAGGTGATCGCAATGACACAATGGATGCA GTTCCTGCAGATATGGTGGTAAATGCAACACTGGTAGCCATGGCTGTTCACTGGAATGAGAAAGGGCAAGTCATTTACCATGTGAGCTCGGCAATCCGAAATCCATTGACCGGTCAAGTTCTTGAGGACGTGTGCTGGGATTATTTCTCCATCCATCCCCGTGTACTAGAAAATGGGAAACCTCTAGAAAACAGAAGGCCATACGTGTTCAAGAGATTCGCTTACTTCCGCGCATATCTGATCCTGATGTATAAGCTACCACTTGAG ATTTTGCATGCAGTGAGCGTATTACTCTGTGGGTTGTTTTCCCAATATTACAACAAGCACAACCGAAGATACACTTTCCTAATGCTCTTGGTCAAGCTGTATGCACCATATGCCTTCTTCAAAGGATG CTTTGATGACACAAACTTAACAAGATTGAGGAAGGAAGTAAAGATGGACGGCAAAGATGGTAGCCTCTTCAACTTCGACCCCAAATCTATGGACTGGCACTCGTATCTCTTGAACGTCCACGTCCCAGCTGTGCTAATGTACGGCCGCAAAAATAAGGGAAGCGTATAG